A single window of Gossypium hirsutum isolate 1008001.06 chromosome A10, Gossypium_hirsutum_v2.1, whole genome shotgun sequence DNA harbors:
- the LOC107897142 gene encoding ENHANCER OF AG-4 protein 2 isoform X3, producing the protein MMNIDRAFVPPADIQAFTSETKNKLSSKCHIKTKYFVQAVKEICVAYDELQEEKCRGLGNETDGSKPGCEASTVDGVEVDGVEANLKDETAAVVTGEEASSDGKTDFDSSVGCCSCRGENNSEDIKTSVSVHADDSSYPVMSAEGKHKISNGEQPKKEVSSPSSLDKPSLITEEFSDDKIANANSTKKTLREDQKSKNMAPGPKKRTEEGQKGSSSAVKVLRDDKSEGCLDWSESEERLKDRGKGKVSGIGTRKFSQDTLKADSNYNGGKKAKELPKTKSKFKASDDVQNTVANSKAETTGKKKRCEPGLGKAKLGRVESLRPAKKSKFVDMKNDASKGSLGKKMKSTSISNVRDKEVKKLKLKKSPSHVISSRAPTVTSSDVSGDEAVLPLSKRRQQALEAMSDSAALNSNDKIGSNPVELKSDAPSSNVKTSATPLPKRRRAVCLFVDDDEDPETPVHEGFARNVKVTPVGSGPSQSIDVNHVTTVNAQYSVGNSAHNENGGPEVAFSQLENDSGSPLQPQTAERKPSAHASITPERSEAEELAVKEAKPVLISPRKSPPLVSAIKQVEQHKTTKATVKVSSNGTRKKALSVSVKGSVVVSDALKSSQNQFLSQRSDFFREDRSSLLTDSKTPDSAVSMKHLIAAAQAKRRQAHSQQYSLGNPSSIFVSMSDVQGASPSSAVQSFPSAVDNVMQVDVQGFAHQSNLHSPSALGHQSGSRDQQDAEETEERRASSGRLATGSSLSGGTEAAVARDVFEGMIETLSRTKDSIGRATRLAIDCAKYGIANEVVELLIRKLESEPSYHRKVDLFFLVDSITQCSHNQKGIAGASYIPMVQTALPRLLGAAAPPGASARENRRQCLKVLRLWLERKILPESILRRYMDNIGVSNDDTISGFSLRRPSRAERAIDDPIREMEGMLVDEYGSNATFQLPGLLSSNVFEDEEEDNLSSSPGREAADASPLEAAPALGELETCAVTPSDRAHRILEDVDGELEMEDVSGHLKNDRPFTNDALQMDWQQQGIMEPASNSSNEFPPLPEGSPPLPPDSPPPPPPLPPSPSPPPPPTSPSPPPPPPPLPTQLPPAPPSCPPPPFIPQPPVPTQPSLLSQPMLPPQSAIQSSPQLAYQPPVPHEFRGTPNGNQIVQMAGNTPHGGHIDASVKSELFPQQSPCFVPGVCNSREPSGYVSSRQLDYGHNEMYLNAQSSQPSQQFQPGNATFVQRPLAPSLPQTSSSHFSFTKPAMPPHPQHSYPQYDGWRPFVADEQWRMPAGEYNTDNQHGGWISGRNPSPCGPLFVREAGYFRPPVERPSSNVGFPLTSANNLPAGAPNSGHGIFPCRPDMSAINCWRPA; encoded by the exons ATGATGAATATAGATAG AGCTTTTGTTCCCCCTGCAGATATTCAGGCATTTACTAGTGAGACGAAGAATAAATTGTCTTCCAAGTGTCATATTAAAACTAAGTACTTTGTCCAAGCAGTGAAGGAAATCTGTGTGGCATATGATGAATTACAGGAAGAAAAATGCCGAGGTTTGGGAAATGAAACTGATGGATCGAAACCTGGATGTGAGGCTTCAACTGTTGATGGGGTTGAGGTTGATGGTGTAGAGGCCAACTTAAAGGACGAAACAGCTGCAGTTGTAACTGGTGAAGAAGCCAGTAGCGATGGAAAAACTGATTTTGATTCGAGTGTGGGGTGCTGTTCGTGCAGAGGTGAGAATAATAGTGAAGATATAAAGACATCAGTTTCGGTTCATGCGGATGATAGCTCATACCCAGTTATGTCTGCTGAGGGAAAACATAAAATATCTAATGGTGAACAACCTAAAAAGGAGGTGTCATCTCCATCATCTTTAGATAAGCCCTCTCTGATAACAGAAGAATTCTCTGATGATAAAATTGCTAATGCCAATTCTACTAAGAAAACATTAAGAGAAGATCAGAAATCAAAGAATATGGCTCCTGGGCCAAAGAAAAGAACTGAGGAAGGACAGAAAGGCAGCAGCTCAGCTGTAAAAGTTCTGAGGGATGATAAATCTGAAGGTTGTCTTGATTGGTCTGAGTCTGAGGAGCGATTGAAAGATAGAGGAAAAGGCAAAGTCTCTGGCATTGGTACacgaaaattctcacaagatacTCTCAAAGCAGATTCTAATTACAATGGTGGTAAAAAAGCAAAGGAGTTGCCGAAAACCAAAAGCAAATTCAAGGCCTCTGATGATGTACAGAACACTGTAGCCAATTCCAAAGCTGAGACCACTGGTAAGAAAAAAAGGTGTGAACCGGGACTTGGAAAAGCTAAATTAGGAAGAGTTGAAAGTTTACGTCCGGCCAAAAAGTCAAAGTTTGTAGATATGAAAAATGATGCCTCCAAGGGATCTCTTGGCAAAAAAATGAAGAGTACTTCAATTTCTAATGTCAGGGACAAAGAAGTTAAAAAATTGAAGTTGAAAAAATCCCCATCTCATGTTATTTCATCGAGAGCCCCAACGGTGACTAGTTCTGATGTTTCTGGTGATGAAGCTGTGCTGCCCTTATCGAAGCGTCGTCAGCAGGCTTTAGAGGCTATGTCTGATTCTGCCGCTCTTAATTCTAATGATAAAATTGGATCAAACCCTGTTGAATTGAAGAGTGATGCTCCAAGCTCCAATGTGAAAACTTCAGCTACCCCATTGCCAAAGAGGCGGAGAGCTGTTTGCCTATttgttgatgatgatgaagatcCTGAAACTCCAGTTCATGAAGGATTTGCTCGGAATGTTAAGGTAACTCCTGTTGGCTCTGGTCCTTCACAGAGCATTGACGTAAATCATGTGACTACTGTCAATGCTCAATATAGTGTTGGAAATTCTGCCCATAATGAGAATGGTGGTCCCGAGGTGGCTTTTTCACAATTAGAAAATGATTCTGGCTCACCTCTTCAACCGCAAACTGCCGAAAGGAAGCCTTCTGCTCATGCCTCCATCACTCCTGAAAGATCAGAAGCGGAGGAGTTGGCTGTGAAGGAGGCTAAACCAGTCTTGATTTCCCCAAGGAAGTCTCCTCCTCTGGTTTCTGCCATCAAACAAGTTGAACAACATAAAACTACTAAAGCTACTGTTAAGGTTTCCAGTAACGGAACACGGAAAAAGGCTCTATCTGTCTCTGTTAAGGGGTCAGTTGTGGTTTCTGATGCTTTGAAGTCTTCTCAGAATCAGTTTTTAAGTCAAAG ATCTGACTTCTTTAGAGAAGATAGGAGTAGTTTATTGACCGATTCCAAGACTCCAGATTCCGCTGTGTCTATGAAGCATCTTATTGCAGCTGCCCAGGCAAAAAGGAGACAAGCTCATTCTCAACAATATTCTCTTGGAAATCCCAGTTCTATTTTTGTATCAATGTCCGATGTTCAGGGGGCAAGTCCCAGCTCTGCAGTTCAGTCTTTCCCATCTGCAGTTGACAATGTAATGCAGGTTGATGTGCAGGGATTTGCTCATCAATCAAATCTACATTCTCCATCGGCTCTTGGCCACCAGTCAGGATCCCGTGATCAACAGGATGCTGAAGAGACTGAAGAGAGAAGAGCTAGTTCAGGACGTTTGGCTACTGGAAGCTCTCTCAGTGGTGGCACTGAGGCAGCTGTTGCACGAGATGTATTTGAAGGAATGATAGAGACTTTATCGAGGACTAAAGACAGTATAGGACGTGCAACTCGCCTTGCTATTGATTGTGCCAAGTATGGTATAGCAAATGAA GTTGTTGAACTTCTCATCAGGAAGCTGGAAAGCGAGCCCAGTTATCATCGTAAAGTTGACCTGTTCTTTCTTGTTGATTCAATCACCCAATGTTCTCATAATCAAAAAG GAATTGCTGGTGCTTCTTATATCCCTATGGTTCAAACAGCATTGCCTCGGCTCCTTGGTGCAGCTGCTCCACCTGGAGCAAGTGCTCGTGAAAATCGTCGTCAATGTCTCAAG GTTTTAAGGTTGTGGCTTGAGAGGAAAATTTTACCCGAATCTATTCTGCGACGGTATATGGACAACATTGGAGTTTCAAATGATGATACAATTTCAGGATTTTCCCTGAGGCGCCCTTCTCGAGCGGAGCGTGCTATAGATGACCCTATAAGAGAAATGGAAGGCATGCTTGTTGATGAGTATGGCAG TAATGCTACATTTCAGCTCCCTGGATTGTTGTCTTCTAATGTATTTGAAGATGAAGAGGAAGACAATCTTTCAAGCAGCCCTGGCAGAGAAGCTGCTGATGCATCACCTCTAGAAGCAGCTCCTGCTTTAGGAGAGTTAGAAACATGTGCGGTTACTCCAAGTGACAGGGCTCATCGCATCTTAGAAGACGTGGATGGTGAGCTTGAAATGGAAGATGTTTCTGGACATCTGAAGAATGACCGGCCATTCACAAATGATGCTCTTCAAATGGACTGGCAGCAGCAGGGGATTATGGAACCAGCTTCAAATAGCTCCAACGAATTCCCTCCTCTACCAGAGGGTTCACCGCCTTTGCCCCCTGATTCTCCTCCACCTCCACCCCCTTTGCCACCTTCTCCATCCCCACCTCCACCTCCAACATCTCCATCGCCACCTCCACCTCCTCCGCCGCTACCAACTCAACTTCCTCCTGCACCACCTTCATGCCCTCCTCCACCCTTCATACCTCAACCACCAGTGCCAACTCAACCGTCACTGCTATCCCAGCCCATGCTACCACCCCAATCAGCAATACAGTCTTCTCCGCAGTTGGCATATCAACCACCTGTACCTCATGAATTCCGGGGCACACCGAAT GGTAATCAGATTGTTCAAATGGCTGGAAATACTCCTCATGGAGGTCATATTGATGCTTCTGTGAAAAGTGAATTGTTTCCACAGCAATCACCTTGCTTTGTACCAGGAGTGTGCAATTCTAGAGAGCCTTCTGGATATGTTTCTTCAAGGCAATTGGACTATGGACATAATGAAATGTACTTAAATGCTCAATCCTCTCAACCAAGTCAACAGTTTCAACCTGGTAATGCAACCTTTGTGCAAAGACCTTTAGCCCCAAGTCTGCCACAGACCTCATCTAGCCATTTCTCATTCACAAAGCCTGCCATGCCACCAC